Proteins co-encoded in one Cupriavidus taiwanensis genomic window:
- a CDS encoding tannase/feruloyl esterase family alpha/beta hydrolase encodes MRHTEISRSLFLFVGSAAVIGSLGGCGGSDENKAAAAPPPSDSTAIATPQTTCSDFLGQTIEGATVTKAQVVPAANGVPERCTVLAQMPQDLQFEVNLPTSWNMRTVFLGGGGFDGSITRLPNGSNSPNIAERGFATIATNHGHTSANTQAWALDSEMLNEYAYLAVPRVLPAAKAIMQTYYGAQPVSSAKIIYEGCSGGGRQGLIQAQRFPNLFDGVISRAPANAYTPQFLWYQKTYKQLAKPGAALSTAKIKTISDAVYRKCDALDGVADRIVSRPDLCQFDPAELKCSGAESDACLTDPQIDSARTFYAATNIANGSYTWPGFPYGGEEQQGTPTHMWGGAISKLLMDGFIRYFVAQDPMVDPLTLEPEHYTARLNQLVTMIDAVNPDLTQFRARGGKLILWTGLTDWLITANNATDYYTKVVTHAGGQAEADKFVEYFTAPGVNHCAGGTGADTVDLVGPMFDWIEKGVPPSQAGMVATQSTPLPNEKPVKRPLCKYPQYARYNGMGDPTEDSSFTCVTP; translated from the coding sequence GTGCGCCATACCGAAATATCGCGTTCGCTGTTCCTGTTTGTGGGTAGTGCCGCAGTCATCGGCAGTCTTGGCGGTTGCGGCGGGTCCGACGAAAACAAGGCTGCTGCAGCGCCACCGCCGTCGGACAGCACCGCCATCGCAACCCCGCAGACCACCTGTAGCGACTTCCTGGGGCAAACCATCGAAGGCGCGACAGTTACGAAGGCGCAAGTCGTTCCTGCTGCCAACGGCGTACCAGAGCGTTGTACGGTCCTCGCGCAAATGCCGCAGGACTTGCAGTTCGAAGTGAACCTGCCGACCAGTTGGAACATGCGGACGGTATTCCTTGGCGGCGGCGGCTTCGACGGCTCGATCACGCGATTGCCCAATGGCTCGAACAGCCCCAATATCGCCGAGCGTGGGTTCGCTACGATCGCGACCAATCACGGCCATACGTCCGCCAACACGCAAGCATGGGCCCTGGACTCCGAGATGCTCAATGAATATGCGTATCTGGCAGTGCCACGCGTGCTGCCCGCGGCCAAGGCCATCATGCAAACCTACTACGGAGCGCAGCCGGTCTCCAGCGCGAAGATCATCTACGAGGGATGCTCGGGTGGCGGCAGGCAAGGCCTCATCCAGGCACAGCGGTTTCCAAACCTGTTCGATGGCGTGATATCCCGCGCGCCCGCCAACGCGTACACGCCCCAATTCCTTTGGTATCAGAAGACCTACAAGCAACTGGCAAAGCCGGGCGCGGCCCTGTCGACTGCAAAGATCAAGACAATTTCCGACGCTGTCTACCGGAAATGCGATGCCCTTGACGGTGTAGCAGACCGAATCGTCTCACGCCCCGACCTCTGCCAGTTCGATCCCGCGGAACTCAAATGCTCCGGTGCCGAGAGCGACGCCTGCCTGACCGATCCCCAGATCGACTCGGCCCGTACCTTCTACGCGGCGACGAACATTGCCAATGGAAGTTATACCTGGCCGGGATTCCCATATGGGGGCGAGGAACAGCAGGGCACGCCCACGCATATGTGGGGAGGCGCGATTTCGAAGCTGCTGATGGATGGATTCATCAGATACTTCGTTGCCCAGGATCCGATGGTTGATCCGCTGACGCTGGAACCGGAACACTACACTGCCCGGTTGAATCAACTCGTCACCATGATCGACGCGGTGAATCCCGATCTGACGCAGTTCCGGGCACGCGGCGGAAAGCTGATCCTCTGGACAGGACTCACGGATTGGCTGATCACCGCCAACAATGCAACGGACTACTACACCAAGGTCGTAACCCACGCCGGGGGGCAGGCGGAAGCAGACAAGTTCGTCGAGTACTTTACGGCGCCGGGTGTGAATCACTGCGCCGGTGGCACCGGTGCCGATACCGTCGATCTGGTCGGGCCCATGTTCGACTGGATCGAGAAAGGCGTCCCGCCTTCCCAGGCAGGCATGGTCGCCACGCAGAGCACGCCGCTTCCCAATGAGAAGCCCGTCAAGCGTCCGCTCTGCAAGTATCCGCAGTATGCGCGGTACAACGGCATGGGGGATCCGACCGAGGACAGCAGCTTCACTTGCGTGACGCCGTAG
- a CDS encoding TetR/AcrR family transcriptional regulator yields the protein MHDLLTSPRVRLRRRGADKHPLILKAARTLIAQSGFREAQMTAIAEAAGIAIGTLYRYFPSKTELLVEVVQFTAQREVDVVAGIAMRDGTACERLGMAAWTFASRALRGRRLAHALVAEPVEPEVEAARLTYHRALSRVFRTIIDQGIANGEFPEQDAAASADCIVGCLFEGLVAPLSSEAALAGVPMQSQVTSIISFCLRGVAGTMVAFIPPA from the coding sequence ATGCATGATCTACTGACTTCTCCCAGGGTACGCCTGCGTCGCCGCGGTGCCGACAAGCATCCCCTTATCCTGAAGGCCGCGCGCACGCTCATCGCGCAGTCGGGGTTCAGGGAGGCCCAGATGACGGCGATCGCCGAGGCGGCTGGCATAGCGATCGGGACGCTGTATCGATATTTTCCGTCCAAGACCGAACTGCTTGTCGAGGTCGTCCAGTTCACGGCACAGCGGGAAGTTGATGTCGTGGCCGGCATCGCCATGCGGGATGGCACCGCTTGCGAGCGGCTGGGCATGGCGGCCTGGACTTTCGCGAGCAGGGCGCTGCGTGGCCGGCGGCTGGCGCACGCGTTGGTGGCCGAACCGGTTGAACCCGAAGTCGAGGCAGCAAGGCTGACCTATCACCGTGCGCTCTCGCGGGTGTTCCGCACCATCATTGATCAGGGTATTGCCAACGGGGAGTTTCCCGAACAGGACGCGGCTGCCTCGGCCGACTGCATTGTCGGATGCCTGTTCGAGGGACTCGTCGCTCCGTTGAGCAGCGAAGCAGCGCTGGCGGGCGTCCCAATGCAAAGTCAGGTGACGTCCATTATTTCCTTCTGCCTGCGTGGCGTGGCAGGAACCATGGTGGCGTTCATTCCACCGGCGTGA
- a CDS encoding Crp/Fnr family transcriptional regulator, with amino-acid sequence MRSITSAEMDGAVHVPTLCGSTLPRHRTLEDFLLASSWFAILTDEEKSRVKTETFERCCATGGMACHRGDPADHWLGVIEGLIKVDTASACGRAVTFAGVPAGSWFGEGAVLKSEMRPYSVVAIKDSRIAYVPRETFLWLLGRNHGFSRYVIDQLNARCGYYVGLVHNFRLHEAAARVAFCLAELFHHQLYPATERTLALSQEELGRLSGLSRQNTNRALRELAEAGMIEMEYGAIVVIDLEGLRRHAHIGD; translated from the coding sequence ATGCGGTCGATTACTAGTGCTGAAATGGACGGCGCAGTCCATGTCCCCACGCTCTGCGGTTCGACGCTGCCACGCCATCGCACGCTTGAGGACTTCCTGCTGGCGTCAAGCTGGTTCGCCATATTGACCGACGAAGAGAAGTCGCGCGTCAAAACCGAGACGTTCGAGCGTTGCTGCGCCACGGGCGGCATGGCGTGTCATCGCGGCGATCCGGCCGATCACTGGCTCGGCGTAATCGAAGGTCTCATTAAAGTCGATACGGCCTCCGCTTGCGGTCGCGCCGTGACGTTTGCTGGCGTGCCAGCCGGATCGTGGTTTGGTGAAGGCGCAGTGCTGAAGTCGGAGATGCGGCCGTATTCGGTGGTAGCAATCAAGGACAGCCGCATTGCCTATGTGCCACGCGAGACGTTCTTGTGGCTGCTGGGGCGTAACCATGGCTTCAGCCGCTACGTCATTGACCAGCTCAATGCACGCTGCGGTTACTACGTCGGGCTGGTGCACAACTTCCGGCTCCACGAGGCCGCCGCCCGCGTCGCATTCTGCCTGGCCGAGCTATTCCACCATCAGCTCTATCCTGCCACCGAGCGCACCCTGGCGCTGTCGCAGGAAGAACTCGGCAGGCTATCCGGACTTTCCCGGCAAAACACCAACCGCGCACTCCGCGAACTGGCCGAAGCGGGCATGATCGAGATGGAATATGGAGCCATTGTGGTGATCGATCTGGAGGGACTGCGCCGGCACGCGCATATTGGCGATTAG